From the genome of Mycobacterium dioxanotrophicus, one region includes:
- a CDS encoding class I adenylate-forming enzyme family protein produces MSRVVADAVALAYGDREYTRADLAALSSGVAEVLRRRGVGHGDRVALMSSNRPEFVTALQAIWSLGAAAVLLSPAWKAGEVGHALALTAPGHAVGDHDVLAAHMPMLHLDELVDASAGTEPWTYRPPELDADALFVFSSGTTGLPKAVRHTHRGFAAAIRHWRSALGLTATDRLQIMTPPSHILGLLNIAMALDTGAWIRLHPRFEVETMLRHIESDRITIEMAVAPIALALAAHPHLERHDLSSLRYIMWCATPVTRSIADAVTARCGVSWVTAYGATELPVISCNPLSGARIDTVGRPAAGVSVRIGDGGEIQVCSESVMAGYLPAEAGADAFCDGWYRTGDIGHLDDDGFLHITDRSKDMVKVRGFQVAPAEVEDVLHGHPAVADCAVFGEPDPADGEAVVAIVATASAVTAAELIDHVGDRLASYKRPARVEFVTEIPRLPSGKVLRRVCKERHGRPSDG; encoded by the coding sequence ATGAGTCGAGTCGTGGCTGACGCCGTCGCGCTCGCGTACGGAGACCGCGAGTACACCCGCGCCGACCTGGCCGCACTCAGCAGCGGGGTAGCCGAGGTGCTGCGCCGCAGGGGAGTCGGGCATGGGGACCGGGTGGCCCTGATGTCGTCCAACCGGCCAGAGTTCGTGACCGCCCTGCAGGCCATCTGGAGTCTCGGTGCGGCCGCGGTGTTGCTCAGTCCCGCCTGGAAGGCCGGCGAGGTGGGCCACGCTCTGGCGCTGACGGCTCCCGGACATGCGGTGGGCGATCACGATGTGCTGGCTGCGCACATGCCGATGCTGCACCTCGATGAGCTGGTCGACGCATCAGCCGGCACCGAACCGTGGACATACCGGCCGCCCGAACTCGACGCTGACGCCCTGTTCGTGTTCAGCTCCGGCACCACGGGGCTGCCCAAGGCGGTCCGGCACACCCACCGCGGTTTCGCCGCGGCGATTCGCCATTGGCGGTCCGCGCTGGGCCTGACCGCCACCGACCGGCTGCAGATCATGACACCGCCATCGCACATCCTGGGACTGCTCAACATCGCGATGGCCCTCGACACCGGGGCCTGGATTCGACTGCATCCGCGCTTCGAGGTCGAAACCATGTTGCGCCACATCGAATCCGACCGGATCACGATCGAAATGGCAGTGGCGCCCATCGCCTTGGCACTCGCCGCGCATCCCCACCTCGAGCGCCACGACCTGTCCTCGCTGCGTTACATCATGTGGTGCGCCACGCCGGTCACCCGCAGCATCGCCGACGCCGTGACCGCACGGTGCGGGGTGAGCTGGGTGACGGCCTACGGCGCAACCGAACTGCCCGTCATCAGCTGTAATCCGTTGAGCGGCGCGCGCATTGACACCGTGGGGCGGCCCGCAGCAGGGGTCAGCGTCCGGATCGGTGACGGCGGTGAGATCCAGGTGTGCTCGGAATCAGTGATGGCCGGTTACCTGCCGGCCGAGGCCGGCGCCGACGCGTTCTGCGACGGCTGGTATCGCACCGGCGATATCGGCCACCTCGATGACGACGGCTTTCTCCACATCACCGACCGCAGCAAGGACATGGTCAAGGTGCGTGGATTCCAGGTCGCACCCGCCGAGGTCGAGGACGTACTGCACGGCCATCCCGCGGTGGCGGACTGTGCCGTGTTCGGCGAGCCCGACCCGGCCGACGGCGAGGCCGTCGTCGCCATCGTGGCCACCGCGTCCGCGGTGACCGCCGCGGAGCTCATAGACCATGTCGGGGACCGCCTGGCGTCGTACAAGCGGCCCGCCCGTGTCGAGTTCGTCACCGAAATACCCCGATTACCGTCCGGAAAGGTACTGCGACGAGTGTGCAAGGAGCGGCATGGACGTCCGTCTGACGGCTGA
- a CDS encoding acyl-CoA dehydrogenase family protein — protein MDVRLTAEQQQLREAAAKLADDLGPGAVQELSDDGRIARLENTVAATEWRTLRSDGASGVEVAIVAEEFARGLVDVPFLGPVLADDLSRRLGRAVAVAADGAGPAAVDLTRSSVGVIETPSELGDLTAEGAQRWRALALTATAADLVGAARGAHALACDYAKVREQYGSTIGSYQAIAHLLAEGLALIEGSVSVLRHAAWAVDELEAHEAVQAARIAKIYCARAARTVCETAIQVHGGIGNTWECLAHVYLRRVLTSTELWPVGLEDIDLGLS, from the coding sequence ATGGACGTCCGTCTGACGGCTGAACAGCAGCAGCTGCGCGAGGCCGCGGCCAAGCTGGCCGACGATCTGGGACCCGGTGCGGTCCAGGAGTTGTCGGATGACGGGCGGATCGCCCGGTTGGAGAACACCGTGGCCGCCACCGAGTGGCGCACGCTGCGTTCGGACGGGGCCTCCGGGGTGGAGGTGGCGATCGTCGCCGAGGAGTTCGCGCGCGGGCTGGTCGATGTGCCGTTCCTCGGGCCGGTCTTGGCCGACGATCTGTCGCGCCGCCTCGGCCGGGCGGTGGCGGTCGCTGCCGACGGCGCAGGCCCGGCCGCAGTGGATCTGACCCGAAGCTCCGTCGGCGTGATCGAAACACCAAGCGAACTCGGCGATTTGACCGCCGAGGGCGCGCAGCGTTGGCGGGCACTGGCGCTGACCGCCACCGCGGCCGACCTGGTCGGGGCTGCCCGCGGGGCCCACGCCCTGGCTTGCGATTACGCGAAGGTACGGGAACAGTACGGCTCGACGATCGGCTCGTACCAAGCGATCGCGCACCTGCTGGCCGAGGGGCTGGCCCTGATCGAAGGGTCGGTCAGCGTGCTGCGGCACGCGGCGTGGGCCGTCGACGAACTAGAGGCACACGAGGCCGTGCAGGCCGCGCGGATCGCCAAGATCTACTGTGCCCGCGCCGCCCGCACCGTATGCGAGACCGCGATCCAGGTGCACGGCGGCATCGGCAACACCTGGGAGTGCCTGGCGCACGTGTATCTGCGCCGCGTCCTGACATCGACCGAACTGTGGCCCGTCGGACTGGAGGACATCGATCTTGGACTTTCGTGA
- a CDS encoding acyl-CoA dehydrogenase family protein, whose product MDFRDSAEEAAFRDRLRTWLADNAASFRASGDDYWTRMGAWHQALYAAGFFGTSWPKEFGGQELAPVYDVIVDEELARAGAPPRPSLGYLVVGLGQHGSKELQQRFLPGMINGTERWCQGFSEPGAGSDLASLTTTATRDGDNYIINGHKIWTSYSDVADWCLVLARTDKNVARHKGISAFIVSMHQDAIEQRPLQMINGVTTEFGQVTFDGAVVPASHMVGAPGDGWRLAMTVVSHEREPSTLGYSARYGKLVREMASRVEGKVPDDLAWAAVQAEMLRLHVRRRLSEQLDGINHGPQGSLDKLLMTWVEQSVGHAALAVSGARDPELLSAYLYSRAQSVMGGTSQIQKNIIASRILGLGV is encoded by the coding sequence TTGGACTTTCGTGATTCAGCCGAAGAGGCGGCCTTCCGGGACCGACTGAGGACCTGGCTGGCCGACAACGCCGCATCCTTCAGGGCCTCCGGCGATGACTACTGGACCCGGATGGGGGCATGGCATCAGGCCCTTTATGCCGCAGGCTTTTTCGGAACATCGTGGCCCAAGGAGTTCGGCGGGCAGGAGCTGGCGCCGGTCTACGACGTCATCGTCGACGAGGAGCTCGCCCGCGCCGGTGCGCCGCCGCGGCCCAGCCTTGGCTACCTGGTGGTGGGCCTGGGCCAGCACGGCAGCAAGGAATTACAGCAGCGGTTCCTGCCCGGGATGATCAACGGTACCGAGCGCTGGTGCCAAGGATTCTCCGAGCCCGGAGCCGGGTCGGATCTGGCGTCGTTGACCACCACGGCAACCCGCGACGGCGACAACTACATCATCAACGGGCACAAGATCTGGACCAGTTACTCCGATGTCGCGGACTGGTGCCTGGTGCTGGCCCGCACCGACAAGAATGTCGCTCGGCACAAGGGCATTTCGGCCTTCATCGTGTCGATGCACCAGGACGCCATCGAGCAGCGGCCACTGCAGATGATCAACGGCGTCACCACCGAGTTCGGTCAGGTGACCTTCGACGGGGCGGTTGTGCCCGCCTCGCACATGGTCGGTGCGCCGGGGGATGGGTGGCGCCTTGCCATGACCGTGGTCAGCCATGAGCGCGAACCGTCGACCCTGGGATACTCCGCACGGTACGGAAAGCTGGTGCGCGAGATGGCGTCTCGGGTTGAGGGCAAGGTTCCGGATGACCTGGCGTGGGCGGCGGTGCAGGCCGAGATGCTGCGCCTGCACGTCCGCCGCCGACTGTCCGAACAGCTCGACGGCATCAACCACGGGCCGCAGGGATCATTGGACAAGCTGTTGATGACGTGGGTCGAGCAATCTGTCGGCCATGCCGCACTGGCGGTCAGCGGCGCCCGCGATCCCGAATTGCTCAGCGCTTATCTCTACAGCCGCGCGCAGAGCGTCATGGGCGGCACGTCGCAGATCCAGAAGAACATCATCGCGTCGCGAATCCTCGGACTGGGGGTATGA
- a CDS encoding enoyl-CoA hydratase/isomerase family protein: MYGMPEEIDVQADGGLRIITLNRPDALNAVNDNLHVGLARLWEALNEDADARAAVITGAGRAFSAGGDFNYLDELRRDEALRQKTIKHGRDLVIGMVRCRIPVIAAVNGPAVGLGCSLAALSDVVYIAENAHFADPHVQIGLVAADGGPLVWGSQISLLQAKEFALTGARITAQRAVELGLANHVVQDPLAEAIACAKKLMDLPRQAVEATKRLMNIQLEQQVMASLDYANLAEYVSFGTADFNRIVDGLIS; encoded by the coding sequence ATGTACGGAATGCCAGAAGAAATCGACGTCCAGGCCGACGGCGGTCTGCGCATCATCACGCTGAACCGACCTGATGCGCTCAATGCCGTCAACGACAACCTCCATGTCGGGTTGGCGCGGCTGTGGGAGGCGCTCAACGAGGACGCCGATGCGCGCGCGGCAGTGATCACCGGTGCGGGCCGGGCGTTTTCGGCCGGTGGCGACTTCAACTACCTCGACGAGTTGCGGCGCGACGAGGCCCTGCGACAGAAGACGATCAAGCATGGACGCGACCTCGTCATCGGCATGGTGCGTTGCCGCATCCCGGTCATCGCTGCCGTCAACGGGCCGGCGGTGGGGCTCGGCTGCAGCCTGGCAGCGCTGTCCGACGTCGTCTACATCGCCGAGAACGCGCACTTCGCGGATCCGCACGTGCAGATCGGTCTGGTGGCCGCCGACGGCGGTCCGCTGGTGTGGGGTTCGCAGATCAGCCTGTTGCAGGCCAAGGAATTCGCGCTGACCGGCGCGCGGATCACGGCCCAGCGTGCAGTGGAACTCGGCCTGGCCAACCATGTCGTACAGGATCCACTGGCCGAGGCGATCGCGTGTGCGAAGAAGCTCATGGACCTGCCGAGGCAGGCGGTCGAAGCCACCAAACGGTTGATGAACATCCAGCTGGAGCAGCAGGTGATGGCCTCACTCGACTACGCCAATCTCGCGGAATACGTATCGTTCGGGACCGCTGACTTCAACCGGATCGTCGACGGCTTGATCAGCTAG
- a CDS encoding SDR family NAD(P)-dependent oxidoreductase: protein MSVPEPASTHSLEGKVAFVAGASRGIGATIARALAAEGSAIAVAARSEQPGKLPGTIGSVAAEITEAGGRALAVPCDVTSEASVNDAVAATVSEFGGIDILVANAGVLWLGPVETTSLKRWQLCLDVNLTGVFLVTKAVIPHVRARGGGSLIAITTTGVDMPGANAYWVSKAAAERLYLGLAADLRGDNIAVNCLSPSRVVLTEGWQAGGAGMQIPPEMVEPPEAMARAAVLLAGQDADGITGTVQRSEELAP from the coding sequence ATGAGCGTGCCTGAACCGGCGTCGACCCACTCGCTCGAGGGGAAGGTCGCGTTCGTCGCCGGCGCCAGCCGTGGCATCGGGGCGACGATCGCTCGCGCGTTGGCCGCCGAGGGGTCGGCCATCGCCGTCGCGGCACGGTCCGAACAACCCGGCAAGCTACCCGGCACCATCGGTTCGGTGGCAGCGGAGATCACCGAAGCCGGCGGGCGCGCCCTTGCCGTGCCCTGCGACGTCACCAGCGAGGCTTCCGTGAACGACGCTGTCGCCGCGACGGTTTCGGAGTTCGGCGGCATCGACATCCTGGTCGCCAATGCGGGCGTGCTCTGGCTCGGGCCCGTGGAGACCACGTCATTGAAACGCTGGCAGCTCTGCCTCGACGTGAATCTCACCGGCGTCTTCCTCGTGACCAAGGCGGTGATCCCGCATGTCCGGGCCCGTGGCGGCGGCTCATTGATCGCCATCACCACCACGGGCGTCGACATGCCCGGCGCCAACGCCTACTGGGTTTCCAAGGCCGCCGCCGAGCGTCTGTATCTCGGGCTGGCCGCAGACCTGCGCGGTGACAACATCGCCGTCAACTGCCTCAGCCCGTCACGGGTCGTGCTGACCGAAGGCTGGCAGGCCGGCGGCGCGGGCATGCAGATTCCGCCCGAGATGGTGGAACCGCCCGAGGCCATGGCGCGGGCCGCGGTGCTGTTGGCCGGCCAGGACGCCGACGGAATCACCGGCACCGTACAGCGTTCCGAAGAACTCGCGCCCTGA
- a CDS encoding SDR family NAD(P)-dependent oxidoreductase, translating into MQIAGSSAIVVGGAGGLGEATVRRLHGAGAKVVVADLADDKGAALEKELGIRYVSTDATSEESVLAAIAEAESLGPLRISVDTHGGPASGGRLVGKDGSPLGLDGFKKTIEFYLTAVFNVMRLSAAAIAKTEPLDEGGRGVIVNTASIAGYEGQIGQLPYSAAKGGVLGMTLVAARDLSPLGIRVVTIAPGTINTPAYGKAADQLEQYWGPQVPFPKRMGRSVEYAQLAQSVIENDYLNGEVIRLDGALRFPPK; encoded by the coding sequence ATGCAAATCGCCGGAAGTTCCGCGATCGTCGTCGGCGGCGCGGGTGGCCTGGGCGAGGCGACCGTGCGCCGGTTGCACGGCGCAGGCGCCAAGGTGGTCGTCGCCGACCTTGCCGACGACAAAGGCGCCGCACTGGAGAAGGAACTCGGCATTCGCTATGTCTCCACCGATGCCACCTCCGAGGAATCGGTACTCGCGGCCATCGCCGAAGCCGAATCCCTTGGGCCGCTGCGCATCTCCGTCGACACGCATGGCGGCCCGGCCAGCGGTGGCCGGCTGGTCGGCAAGGACGGCTCGCCCCTGGGTCTCGACGGCTTCAAGAAGACCATCGAGTTCTACCTGACGGCGGTATTCAACGTGATGCGGCTGTCGGCAGCGGCGATCGCCAAGACCGAGCCCCTTGATGAGGGTGGCCGCGGCGTCATCGTCAACACCGCCTCCATCGCCGGATACGAAGGCCAGATCGGCCAACTGCCCTATTCCGCAGCCAAGGGCGGCGTGCTGGGCATGACGCTCGTCGCCGCACGGGATCTGTCCCCGTTGGGTATTCGCGTCGTCACCATTGCGCCCGGCACCATCAACACCCCGGCGTACGGCAAGGCGGCCGACCAACTCGAGCAGTACTGGGGTCCGCAGGTGCCATTCCCCAAGCGCATGGGCCGTTCGGTGGAATACGCGCAACTGGCCCAGAGCGTCATCGAAAACGACTACCTCAACGGCGAGGTCATTCGCCTCGACGGGGCCCTGCGGTTCCCCCCCAAGTGA
- the meaB gene encoding methylmalonyl Co-A mutase-associated GTPase MeaB has protein sequence MSTIEELIAAARSGSLRATGRLLSLVESDRRSEVLAAIGTEAPTPRVIGVTGPPGAGKSTTVGAMVGAYRATGLRVAVLAADPSSPYSGGALLGDRIRMAAHINDPDVLIRSVATRGHLGGLAAAVPAAIRLLAALSYDLVVLETVGVGQSEIEIAAIADPTVVILNPGAGDAVQAAKAGLLEVADLVVVNKADRDGADQTVRDLRAETSAPVLKLVAAQGDGIADLVRAIDAHHRSDTSERRAARARAQILSLAQTLLRNHAELDRLAGAVADGNSDAYTAAARLIADSGG, from the coding sequence ATGTCCACCATCGAAGAGCTCATCGCCGCCGCGCGCAGCGGATCGCTGCGCGCCACCGGCCGGTTGCTGAGCCTGGTCGAAAGTGACCGCCGGAGCGAGGTTTTGGCGGCCATCGGTACTGAGGCACCGACGCCCCGCGTCATCGGTGTCACGGGCCCGCCCGGTGCCGGCAAGTCGACGACCGTGGGAGCGATGGTGGGCGCCTACCGTGCGACGGGCCTGCGCGTGGCGGTCCTGGCCGCCGACCCGTCCTCGCCGTACAGCGGCGGCGCCCTGTTGGGTGATCGCATCCGGATGGCGGCCCACATCAACGATCCCGACGTGTTGATCCGTTCGGTGGCCACCCGCGGACATCTGGGCGGTCTGGCGGCGGCGGTGCCTGCCGCGATCCGATTGCTGGCGGCGTTGTCGTATGACCTCGTCGTGCTGGAGACCGTCGGCGTCGGGCAATCCGAGATCGAGATCGCCGCGATCGCAGATCCGACGGTGGTGATCCTCAACCCCGGCGCCGGCGACGCGGTGCAAGCCGCCAAGGCCGGCCTGCTGGAGGTCGCCGATCTGGTGGTGGTCAACAAGGCCGACCGCGACGGCGCCGACCAGACGGTGCGCGACCTGCGGGCCGAGACGAGTGCTCCGGTACTCAAACTCGTTGCCGCACAGGGGGACGGGATTGCTGACCTCGTGCGAGCGATCGATGCCCACCACCGGTCCGACACCTCGGAGCGGCGTGCCGCCCGGGCCCGCGCGCAGATCCTGTCGCTGGCTCAGACCCTGTTGCGCAACCATGCCGAACTGGATCGGTTGGCGGGCGCGGTCGCCGACGGCAACAGCGACGCCTACACGGCAGCAGCGCGGTTGATCGCGGATTCAGGCGGGTAG
- a CDS encoding TetR/AcrR family transcriptional regulator, which produces MLWTPRSAAQTRILDAALELIVEHGVSGTSLQMIADAIGVTKAAVYHQFKTKEAIVIALTERELGQLEDALEAAEAEGSPVRAREVLLTRVIEMAVARRRAASTLQFDPVVVRLLAQHQPFQQFIDRLYAALLGGGSGTTARVHAAMLSGVISVAVMHPLVADIDDDTLRTELLQTMRRIVALPA; this is translated from the coding sequence ATGCTCTGGACGCCGCGCAGTGCCGCACAGACCCGCATCCTCGATGCGGCGCTGGAGCTCATCGTCGAGCACGGTGTCAGCGGCACGTCATTACAGATGATCGCCGATGCCATCGGCGTCACGAAAGCCGCGGTGTACCACCAATTCAAGACCAAAGAAGCCATCGTCATCGCACTGACCGAACGCGAACTCGGTCAACTGGAGGACGCCCTGGAAGCGGCCGAGGCCGAGGGCTCACCCGTTCGGGCCCGGGAGGTTCTGCTCACCCGGGTGATCGAGATGGCCGTCGCGCGCCGGCGGGCAGCCAGCACACTGCAATTCGATCCGGTCGTGGTGCGACTGCTCGCGCAACACCAACCGTTTCAGCAGTTCATCGACCGGCTCTACGCGGCACTGCTCGGCGGCGGGTCCGGCACCACGGCGCGCGTGCACGCCGCCATGCTCTCGGGGGTCATCAGTGTCGCGGTCATGCACCCGCTGGTGGCCGACATCGACGACGACACACTGCGCACCGAACTGCTGCAGACGATGCGGCGTATCGTCGCGCTACCCGCCTGA
- a CDS encoding FAD-dependent oxidoreductase — MTDWDDDVDVVVLGSGGAGLTAALTAAANGATVAVYEKAATVGGTTAVSGGIVWIPAHDRGADGPLPVSDALAYLRAQALGYLDTELVETFVRTGAGMLDFVEEHSELRFSVAEGFPDYKPELPGGRPGGGRSLSAGPVALARLGPWRDRITSFPADFSNVGIDAETRARIHAGYDDPDTDLCVAGTALIAGLLRGLVELGVQPVTGARAVELIGDSTEITGVRITVDGIDIRVRAHGGVVLATGGFEWDPRLVEAYLRGPMRGPVSPPNNTGDGLRMAMAHGADLANMGEAWWVPVVQIPGDTIDGHPRSRSVRLERTRPRSIIVNRAGKRFLNEAGEYNSMAGPFQYLDPRTGYANDPGWIVFDSIHLHRYGFLGVSPGEPVPEWFSPSADLAELCVKTGIDPDGLAATLRAWNENVAREIDPDFGRGSSAYDGYWGDTSAATPAGQTLGPIDTAPYYAVPVTVGAMGTKGGPRTDRDGRVLHVSGSPIPGLFAAGNAMAGVTGKAYGGAGGTLGPAMVFGYRSGYTAATGKSVT, encoded by the coding sequence ATGACAGATTGGGACGACGACGTCGACGTCGTGGTACTGGGCAGCGGAGGGGCCGGGTTGACCGCAGCACTGACCGCTGCCGCCAACGGTGCCACGGTCGCCGTCTACGAGAAGGCCGCCACCGTCGGCGGAACCACGGCCGTATCGGGTGGGATCGTCTGGATCCCCGCCCACGACCGTGGCGCCGACGGGCCGCTACCGGTCTCCGACGCGCTCGCGTATCTGCGCGCCCAGGCACTGGGTTACCTGGACACCGAGTTGGTCGAGACCTTCGTACGCACCGGCGCGGGAATGCTCGATTTCGTCGAGGAACACAGCGAGCTGCGGTTCTCCGTCGCCGAGGGCTTTCCCGATTACAAACCCGAGCTGCCCGGCGGGCGGCCCGGCGGTGGACGTTCGTTGAGCGCGGGACCCGTCGCCCTCGCCCGGTTGGGCCCGTGGCGGGACCGGATCACGTCGTTCCCAGCCGATTTCAGCAACGTCGGCATCGACGCTGAGACCCGCGCGCGCATCCACGCCGGGTATGACGACCCCGATACCGACTTGTGCGTAGCTGGTACGGCGCTGATCGCAGGGCTGTTGCGCGGCCTGGTCGAGTTGGGCGTGCAGCCGGTCACCGGCGCCCGCGCGGTCGAGCTGATCGGCGATTCCACGGAGATCACCGGAGTCCGAATCACCGTGGACGGCATCGATATTCGGGTACGGGCGCATGGCGGCGTGGTGCTCGCCACGGGCGGGTTCGAGTGGGACCCGAGGCTGGTCGAGGCCTATCTGCGTGGGCCGATGCGCGGTCCGGTATCCCCACCGAACAACACCGGCGACGGGCTGCGGATGGCGATGGCGCACGGCGCGGACCTGGCGAACATGGGCGAAGCCTGGTGGGTGCCGGTCGTGCAGATTCCCGGCGACACCATCGACGGTCATCCCCGCAGCCGCAGCGTGCGCCTGGAACGCACCCGGCCGCGGAGCATCATCGTCAACCGGGCGGGCAAGCGCTTCCTCAACGAGGCCGGCGAATACAACTCGATGGCAGGGCCGTTCCAGTACCTCGATCCGAGAACCGGATATGCCAACGATCCCGGCTGGATCGTCTTCGACTCGATTCACCTGCACCGCTACGGATTCCTGGGCGTCTCACCGGGAGAGCCGGTGCCCGAATGGTTTTCGCCGTCGGCTGATCTGGCCGAACTCTGCGTCAAGACCGGCATCGACCCCGACGGTCTGGCCGCCACCCTGCGGGCCTGGAACGAGAACGTCGCGCGCGAGATCGACCCGGATTTCGGCCGCGGCTCCAGTGCCTATGACGGTTACTGGGGTGACACCTCGGCGGCGACGCCCGCCGGTCAGACCCTCGGCCCGATCGATACCGCGCCGTACTACGCGGTGCCCGTCACGGTCGGCGCGATGGGCACCAAAGGCGGGCCCCGCACCGACCGGGACGGGCGCGTGCTGCATGTCAGCGGGTCACCGATCCCCGGCCTGTTCGCCGCGGGCAACGCGATGGCCGGCGTGACGGGCAAGGCATACGGCGGCGCAGGCGGCACCCTCGGGCCCGCCATGGTGTTCGGCTACCGCAGCGGATACACGGCAGCGACAGGCAAGTCCGTCACCTGA
- a CDS encoding IclR family transcriptional regulator: MPNRVTHPKTEAAPNGVPGSQTLARGLSALQAIANAPAGLTVQQVADHLGAHRTIAYRLLATLSQFRYVAKGDDGRYRPAAALAVLGSSFDNNLRQLCVPTLRALADELGTTVSLLVAEGDQQVAVAVLTPNQVFYQLSFHEGSRHPLALGAAGVALLASMAPRPGERELVRQTREQGWVITHGEIEPNTFGLAVPVRRRAPSPPTCINLISHREDVVLGGKDAVVRAAHELSTILH, from the coding sequence ATGCCGAACCGGGTCACCCACCCGAAGACCGAGGCTGCACCCAACGGCGTCCCCGGATCACAGACCCTGGCCCGTGGTTTGAGTGCACTGCAGGCGATCGCCAACGCGCCCGCCGGACTGACCGTGCAGCAGGTCGCCGACCATCTCGGAGCCCACCGCACCATCGCCTACCGGCTGCTGGCGACGTTGAGCCAATTCCGTTATGTCGCAAAGGGAGACGACGGGAGATACCGACCCGCGGCGGCCCTTGCGGTGCTCGGCTCGTCGTTCGACAACAACCTGCGCCAACTGTGCGTGCCGACGCTGCGCGCGCTGGCCGACGAACTCGGCACCACGGTGTCACTCCTGGTGGCCGAAGGTGACCAGCAGGTCGCGGTCGCGGTGCTCACGCCGAACCAGGTGTTCTACCAACTCTCCTTCCACGAAGGCAGCCGACACCCGTTGGCACTGGGTGCAGCAGGCGTGGCTTTGCTGGCGAGCATGGCACCGCGCCCCGGGGAGCGCGAGCTGGTTCGCCAGACCCGCGAACAAGGCTGGGTGATCACCCACGGCGAGATCGAGCCGAACACCTTTGGGCTGGCAGTGCCGGTCCGCAGGCGCGCGCCGTCACCACCCACCTGCATCAATTTGATCTCACACCGCGAGGACGTCGTCCTCGGCGGCAAGGACGCGGTGGTGCGCGCAGCACACGAACTGTCCACAATCCTGCACTGA
- a CDS encoding alpha/beta fold hydrolase gives MTSTAAAPVARPTEFESVWSDLQGVAFSQGYLDVAGVRTRYLHAGEQTRPALVLLHGSGGHAEAYVRNLASHAEHFSTWSIDMLGHGYTDKPGHPLEVAHYVEHLIGVLDTIGAQRAHISGESLGGWVAARAAVDHPDRVDRLVLNTAGGSQADPEVMKRIITLSMAAAENPTWETVQARIKWLMADKTKDYDDIVASRRQIYRQPGFVAAMSDIMALQDPDIRARNILGPSEYGSITAPTLVVWTSDDPTADVAEGRRIADMIPGARFEVMPGCGHWPQYEDPDTFNRLHLDFLLKD, from the coding sequence ATGACGAGCACGGCTGCGGCGCCGGTCGCCCGCCCCACCGAGTTCGAGAGTGTGTGGAGCGATCTCCAGGGTGTCGCATTCTCCCAGGGCTATCTCGACGTCGCGGGCGTGCGGACGCGCTACCTGCATGCCGGAGAGCAGACACGGCCCGCGCTGGTTCTGCTACACGGGTCGGGCGGTCACGCCGAGGCCTACGTGCGCAACCTCGCGTCGCACGCCGAGCACTTCTCGACCTGGTCCATCGACATGCTCGGGCATGGCTACACCGACAAGCCCGGTCATCCGCTCGAGGTGGCGCACTATGTCGAGCATCTGATCGGCGTCCTCGACACCATCGGCGCTCAGCGAGCCCACATCTCGGGCGAATCGCTCGGCGGCTGGGTCGCGGCCCGCGCAGCCGTCGACCACCCCGACCGCGTCGACCGGTTGGTGCTCAACACCGCCGGCGGTTCCCAAGCCGACCCCGAAGTGATGAAGCGCATCATCACCCTGTCCATGGCGGCCGCCGAGAATCCCACCTGGGAAACCGTGCAGGCCCGCATCAAATGGCTGATGGCCGACAAGACCAAGGATTACGACGACATCGTGGCCAGCCGCCGGCAGATCTACCGCCAGCCGGGCTTCGTCGCGGCGATGAGCGACATCATGGCACTGCAAGATCCCGACATCAGGGCCCGAAACATCCTGGGGCCCAGCGAGTACGGCTCGATCACCGCGCCGACGCTGGTGGTGTGGACCAGCGACGATCCGACCGCCGACGTGGCCGAGGGGCGCCGCATCGCCGACATGATCCCCGGTGCCCGGTTCGAGGTGATGCCGGGTTGCGGACACTGGCCGCAGTATGAGGACCCGGACACGTTCAACCGGCTGCACCTGGACTTCCTGCTGAAGGACTAG